One stretch of Portunus trituberculatus isolate SZX2019 chromosome 23, ASM1759143v1, whole genome shotgun sequence DNA includes these proteins:
- the LOC123507836 gene encoding uncharacterized protein DDB_G0283697-like isoform X2 — MKPPPLLLLLLVAGFVSCIPQERLDRGDGKDSVVPQFGVGSSGGSSRNLSEDSDQESVDELPRDVRADDDTQARKDLWESKLIQTQEENISSPKALSRSLRIFRYREVPSRSKKRSRARYGYRGRSKQKPVSYGADHNNIQEDEEDYNSGEQEGVEENDEVEDGNDGDYDDEDDDKAQEMDEKEEEEQEEEEEDLRRPPKSRKKKPRKGWMRRRRTRYREGHEDTKRGYREYNNLGSDDETSPPLESQMKSREKRQVGSNARGREGNEYSDSGSSDSDDADETTPLLWGSRKTGDRNGRKIYRDDSRYSSRRKTTDRGILSKIKQILYPFIKYKKLKNRDSENEKRGYYGDNEGKEIMKRGLGSKFRALMKGMKQRIGSRQKLIDDNNKSLNMKNSEVLAESKADDREYKGGQDQKINHKNIFSIIKARFGKKDKPRTNSYQRFSNSEDYGNFGYAGDDESQDIVKRGFIAKIRNLFNKMRKTKPSAYERVRESQRSDDGWRNDGYDEGDTYNDEQMDYEDYGDETTLLLPEERRGSRTSATRFRNKRSDINLLERVLRNVALISSHLKEEVTPNTSPSPLLGNPKESLQKEKIERDVLGGNEDEDENDKVSKYDEGDSEDEGIGDDDEEEEEKEEQEEEEEKEEEEDEEKGKDYDDSEGKGKNREYDEDYESEAQDEENEKQGDEYDDQESEDDLADEYETENEENEGETDGNENGGEGKIDEYEEEN; from the exons ATgaagccaccaccactactgctgctgctattagtG GCAGGTTTTGTGAGCTGCATCCCCCAAGAGAGGCTTGATAGAGGGGATGGCAAGGACAGTGTGGTGCCTCAGTTTGGTGtgggcagcagtggtggttcaTCCAGGAATCTGAG TGAGGATTCAGACCAGGAGAGTGTGGACGAGCTGCCTAGGGATGTGAGAGCTGATGACGACACACAGGCAAGAAAAGATCTCTGGGAATCAAAACTTATCCAGACACA AGAAGAGAACATAAGCTCACCCAAAGCACTCTCTAGAAGTTTACGAATATTCAGATATAGAGAAGTTCCCTCAAGATCCAAGAAAAGATCGCGTGCAAGGTATGGATACAGAGGAAGGTCGAAGCAGAAACCAGTAAGTTATGGTGCAGATCACAACAATAtccaggaagatgaggaagactaCAATTCAGGTGAgcaggaaggagtggaggagaatgaTGAGGTGGAGGATGGCAATGATGGAGactatgatgatgaggatgatgacaaGGCCCAGGAaatggatgagaaggaggaggaagaacaagaggaagaggaggaagatttacGAAGACCACCTAAAAGTCGCAAAAAGAAACCCCGAAAAGGATGGatgagacgaagaagaacaagata TCGTGAAGGACATGAGGACACAAAGAGAGGGTACAGAGAATACAACAACCTTGGCAGTGATGATGAAACAAGTCCCCCCTTAGAAAGCCAGATGAAGAGCCGAGAGAAACGAcaggtgggaagcaatgctagaggaagagaaggcaatgagtATAGTGACAGCGGTTCCAGTGACTCAGATGATGCTGATGAGACAACACCACTTCTCTGGGGCTCAAGGAAGACAGGGGATAGAAATGGCAGGAAAATATATAGGGATGATAG CCGTTACAGTAGCAGGCGCAAGACCACTGATAGGGGAATATTATCTAAAATTAAGCAAATACTATATCCATTCATTAAATATAAGAAACTTAAGaacagagacagtgagaatgagAAGCGAGGTTATTATGGAGAcaatgaggggaaagaaattatgaagaggGGGTTGGGTTCTAAATTCCGGGCTTTGATGAAGGGAATGAAACAAAGGATCGGTTCACGTCAAAAGCTTATAGACGATAACAATAAAAGCctgaatatgaaaaatagtgaagtgCTTGCTGAATCAAAGGCTGATGATAGAGAATACAAGGGTGGTCAGGATCAGAAAATTAATCATAAGAATATTTTTTCCATAATCAAAGCCAGGTTTGGTAAGAAAGATAAGCCTAGGACCAATTCATATCAAAGATTCAGTAACAGCGAAGATTATGGTAATTTTGGCTATGCCGGGGATGATGAGAGTCAGGATATTGTTAAAAGGGGATTTATCgcaaaaataagaaatttgTTCAATAAGATGAGGAAAACTAAACCCAGTGCATATGAGAGAGTTAGGGAGAGTCAGAGAAGTGATGATGGATGGAGGAACGACGGCTATGATGAAGGTGATACGTACAATGATGAACAAATGGATTATGAGGATTATGGTGATGAGACAACGCTGCTGCTgccagaggagaggaggggatccCGCACTTCCGCCACACGTTTCAG gaaCAAACGCAGTGACATAAATCTGCTGGAGAGAGTCTTGAGGAATGTTGCTCTCATTTCCTCACacctgaaggaggaagtgacTCCAAacacctccccatctcccctcctGGGTAACCCGAAGGAGTCACTGCAGAAGGAGAAGATTGAGAGGGATGTGCttggaggaaatgaagatgaggatgagaatgaCAAGGTTAGCAAATATGATGAGGGTGATAGTGAAGATGAGGGCataggtgatgatgatgaggaggaggaggagaaggaggagcaggaggaggaggaggagaaagaggaagaggaagatgaagagaaaggcaaagattatgatgatagtgaaggcaAAGGTAAAAACAGAGAGTATGATGAGGATTATGAAAGTGAAGCTCaagatgaagagaatgagaagcagGGTGATGAATATGATGATCAAGAAAGTGAGGATGATTTAGCTGATGAATATGAGactgaaaatgaagagaatgaaggagaaacagatggaaatgagaatggtggtgaagggaagatagatgaatatgaggaggagaattaa
- the LOC123507836 gene encoding glutamic acid-rich protein-like isoform X3, producing MKPPPLLLLLLVAGFVSCIPQERLDRGDGKDSVVPQFGVGSSGGSSRNLSEDSDQESVDELPRDVRADDDTQARKDLWESKLIQTQYREVPSRSKKRSRARYGYRGRSKQKPVSYGADHNNIQEDEEDYNSGEQEGVEENDEVEDGNDGDYDDEDDDKAQEMDEKEEEEQEEEEEDLRRPPKSRKKKPRKGWMRRRRTRYREGHEDTKRGYREYNNLGSDDETSPPLESQMKSREKRQVGSNARGREGNEYSDSGSSDSDDADETTPLLWGSRKTGDRNGRKIYRDDSRYSSRRKTTDRGILSKIKQILYPFIKYKKLKNRDSENEKRGYYGDNEGKEIMKRGLGSKFRALMKGMKQRIGSRQKLIDDNNKSLNMKNSEVLAESKADDREYKGGQDQKINHKNIFSIIKARFGKKDKPRTNSYQRFSNSEDYGNFGYAGDDESQDIVKRGFIAKIRNLFNKMRKTKPSAYERVRESQRSDDGWRNDGYDEGDTYNDEQMDYEDYGDETTLLLPEERRGSRTSATRFRNKRSDINLLERVLRNVALISSHLKEEVTPNTSPSPLLGNPKESLQKEKIERDVLGGNEDEDENDKVSKYDEGDSEDEGIGDDDEEEEEKEEQEEEEEKEEEEDEEKGKDYDDSEGKGKNREYDEDYESEAQDEENEKQGDEYDDQESEDDLADEYETENEENEGETDGNENGGEGKIDEYEEEN from the exons ATgaagccaccaccactactgctgctgctattagtG GCAGGTTTTGTGAGCTGCATCCCCCAAGAGAGGCTTGATAGAGGGGATGGCAAGGACAGTGTGGTGCCTCAGTTTGGTGtgggcagcagtggtggttcaTCCAGGAATCTGAG TGAGGATTCAGACCAGGAGAGTGTGGACGAGCTGCCTAGGGATGTGAGAGCTGATGACGACACACAGGCAAGAAAAGATCTCTGGGAATCAAAACTTATCCAGACACA ATATAGAGAAGTTCCCTCAAGATCCAAGAAAAGATCGCGTGCAAGGTATGGATACAGAGGAAGGTCGAAGCAGAAACCAGTAAGTTATGGTGCAGATCACAACAATAtccaggaagatgaggaagactaCAATTCAGGTGAgcaggaaggagtggaggagaatgaTGAGGTGGAGGATGGCAATGATGGAGactatgatgatgaggatgatgacaaGGCCCAGGAaatggatgagaaggaggaggaagaacaagaggaagaggaggaagatttacGAAGACCACCTAAAAGTCGCAAAAAGAAACCCCGAAAAGGATGGatgagacgaagaagaacaagata TCGTGAAGGACATGAGGACACAAAGAGAGGGTACAGAGAATACAACAACCTTGGCAGTGATGATGAAACAAGTCCCCCCTTAGAAAGCCAGATGAAGAGCCGAGAGAAACGAcaggtgggaagcaatgctagaggaagagaaggcaatgagtATAGTGACAGCGGTTCCAGTGACTCAGATGATGCTGATGAGACAACACCACTTCTCTGGGGCTCAAGGAAGACAGGGGATAGAAATGGCAGGAAAATATATAGGGATGATAG CCGTTACAGTAGCAGGCGCAAGACCACTGATAGGGGAATATTATCTAAAATTAAGCAAATACTATATCCATTCATTAAATATAAGAAACTTAAGaacagagacagtgagaatgagAAGCGAGGTTATTATGGAGAcaatgaggggaaagaaattatgaagaggGGGTTGGGTTCTAAATTCCGGGCTTTGATGAAGGGAATGAAACAAAGGATCGGTTCACGTCAAAAGCTTATAGACGATAACAATAAAAGCctgaatatgaaaaatagtgaagtgCTTGCTGAATCAAAGGCTGATGATAGAGAATACAAGGGTGGTCAGGATCAGAAAATTAATCATAAGAATATTTTTTCCATAATCAAAGCCAGGTTTGGTAAGAAAGATAAGCCTAGGACCAATTCATATCAAAGATTCAGTAACAGCGAAGATTATGGTAATTTTGGCTATGCCGGGGATGATGAGAGTCAGGATATTGTTAAAAGGGGATTTATCgcaaaaataagaaatttgTTCAATAAGATGAGGAAAACTAAACCCAGTGCATATGAGAGAGTTAGGGAGAGTCAGAGAAGTGATGATGGATGGAGGAACGACGGCTATGATGAAGGTGATACGTACAATGATGAACAAATGGATTATGAGGATTATGGTGATGAGACAACGCTGCTGCTgccagaggagaggaggggatccCGCACTTCCGCCACACGTTTCAG gaaCAAACGCAGTGACATAAATCTGCTGGAGAGAGTCTTGAGGAATGTTGCTCTCATTTCCTCACacctgaaggaggaagtgacTCCAAacacctccccatctcccctcctGGGTAACCCGAAGGAGTCACTGCAGAAGGAGAAGATTGAGAGGGATGTGCttggaggaaatgaagatgaggatgagaatgaCAAGGTTAGCAAATATGATGAGGGTGATAGTGAAGATGAGGGCataggtgatgatgatgaggaggaggaggagaaggaggagcaggaggaggaggaggagaaagaggaagaggaagatgaagagaaaggcaaagattatgatgatagtgaaggcaAAGGTAAAAACAGAGAGTATGATGAGGATTATGAAAGTGAAGCTCaagatgaagagaatgagaagcagGGTGATGAATATGATGATCAAGAAAGTGAGGATGATTTAGCTGATGAATATGAGactgaaaatgaagagaatgaaggagaaacagatggaaatgagaatggtggtgaagggaagatagatgaatatgaggaggagaattaa
- the LOC123507836 gene encoding glutamic acid-rich protein-like isoform X1, which translates to MKPPPLLLLLLVAGFVSCIPQERLDRGDGKDSVVPQFGVGSSGGSSRNLSEDSDQESVDELPRDVRADDDTQARKDLWESKLIQTQGEENISSPKALSRSLRIFRYREVPSRSKKRSRARYGYRGRSKQKPVSYGADHNNIQEDEEDYNSGEQEGVEENDEVEDGNDGDYDDEDDDKAQEMDEKEEEEQEEEEEDLRRPPKSRKKKPRKGWMRRRRTRYREGHEDTKRGYREYNNLGSDDETSPPLESQMKSREKRQVGSNARGREGNEYSDSGSSDSDDADETTPLLWGSRKTGDRNGRKIYRDDSRYSSRRKTTDRGILSKIKQILYPFIKYKKLKNRDSENEKRGYYGDNEGKEIMKRGLGSKFRALMKGMKQRIGSRQKLIDDNNKSLNMKNSEVLAESKADDREYKGGQDQKINHKNIFSIIKARFGKKDKPRTNSYQRFSNSEDYGNFGYAGDDESQDIVKRGFIAKIRNLFNKMRKTKPSAYERVRESQRSDDGWRNDGYDEGDTYNDEQMDYEDYGDETTLLLPEERRGSRTSATRFRNKRSDINLLERVLRNVALISSHLKEEVTPNTSPSPLLGNPKESLQKEKIERDVLGGNEDEDENDKVSKYDEGDSEDEGIGDDDEEEEEKEEQEEEEEKEEEEDEEKGKDYDDSEGKGKNREYDEDYESEAQDEENEKQGDEYDDQESEDDLADEYETENEENEGETDGNENGGEGKIDEYEEEN; encoded by the exons ATgaagccaccaccactactgctgctgctattagtG GCAGGTTTTGTGAGCTGCATCCCCCAAGAGAGGCTTGATAGAGGGGATGGCAAGGACAGTGTGGTGCCTCAGTTTGGTGtgggcagcagtggtggttcaTCCAGGAATCTGAG TGAGGATTCAGACCAGGAGAGTGTGGACGAGCTGCCTAGGGATGTGAGAGCTGATGACGACACACAGGCAAGAAAAGATCTCTGGGAATCAAAACTTATCCAGACACA AGGAGAAGAGAACATAAGCTCACCCAAAGCACTCTCTAGAAGTTTACGAATATTCAGATATAGAGAAGTTCCCTCAAGATCCAAGAAAAGATCGCGTGCAAGGTATGGATACAGAGGAAGGTCGAAGCAGAAACCAGTAAGTTATGGTGCAGATCACAACAATAtccaggaagatgaggaagactaCAATTCAGGTGAgcaggaaggagtggaggagaatgaTGAGGTGGAGGATGGCAATGATGGAGactatgatgatgaggatgatgacaaGGCCCAGGAaatggatgagaaggaggaggaagaacaagaggaagaggaggaagatttacGAAGACCACCTAAAAGTCGCAAAAAGAAACCCCGAAAAGGATGGatgagacgaagaagaacaagata TCGTGAAGGACATGAGGACACAAAGAGAGGGTACAGAGAATACAACAACCTTGGCAGTGATGATGAAACAAGTCCCCCCTTAGAAAGCCAGATGAAGAGCCGAGAGAAACGAcaggtgggaagcaatgctagaggaagagaaggcaatgagtATAGTGACAGCGGTTCCAGTGACTCAGATGATGCTGATGAGACAACACCACTTCTCTGGGGCTCAAGGAAGACAGGGGATAGAAATGGCAGGAAAATATATAGGGATGATAG CCGTTACAGTAGCAGGCGCAAGACCACTGATAGGGGAATATTATCTAAAATTAAGCAAATACTATATCCATTCATTAAATATAAGAAACTTAAGaacagagacagtgagaatgagAAGCGAGGTTATTATGGAGAcaatgaggggaaagaaattatgaagaggGGGTTGGGTTCTAAATTCCGGGCTTTGATGAAGGGAATGAAACAAAGGATCGGTTCACGTCAAAAGCTTATAGACGATAACAATAAAAGCctgaatatgaaaaatagtgaagtgCTTGCTGAATCAAAGGCTGATGATAGAGAATACAAGGGTGGTCAGGATCAGAAAATTAATCATAAGAATATTTTTTCCATAATCAAAGCCAGGTTTGGTAAGAAAGATAAGCCTAGGACCAATTCATATCAAAGATTCAGTAACAGCGAAGATTATGGTAATTTTGGCTATGCCGGGGATGATGAGAGTCAGGATATTGTTAAAAGGGGATTTATCgcaaaaataagaaatttgTTCAATAAGATGAGGAAAACTAAACCCAGTGCATATGAGAGAGTTAGGGAGAGTCAGAGAAGTGATGATGGATGGAGGAACGACGGCTATGATGAAGGTGATACGTACAATGATGAACAAATGGATTATGAGGATTATGGTGATGAGACAACGCTGCTGCTgccagaggagaggaggggatccCGCACTTCCGCCACACGTTTCAG gaaCAAACGCAGTGACATAAATCTGCTGGAGAGAGTCTTGAGGAATGTTGCTCTCATTTCCTCACacctgaaggaggaagtgacTCCAAacacctccccatctcccctcctGGGTAACCCGAAGGAGTCACTGCAGAAGGAGAAGATTGAGAGGGATGTGCttggaggaaatgaagatgaggatgagaatgaCAAGGTTAGCAAATATGATGAGGGTGATAGTGAAGATGAGGGCataggtgatgatgatgaggaggaggaggagaaggaggagcaggaggaggaggaggagaaagaggaagaggaagatgaagagaaaggcaaagattatgatgatagtgaaggcaAAGGTAAAAACAGAGAGTATGATGAGGATTATGAAAGTGAAGCTCaagatgaagagaatgagaagcagGGTGATGAATATGATGATCAAGAAAGTGAGGATGATTTAGCTGATGAATATGAGactgaaaatgaagagaatgaaggagaaacagatggaaatgagaatggtggtgaagggaagatagatgaatatgaggaggagaattaa
- the LOC123507887 gene encoding uncharacterized protein LOC123507887 has product MFFPSLNGELQAIYRGRHRYYFAPNHFYPQAYGMACFRGAPFLPKFSQMLRWMTEGGLVLHWRREVMFEESISTPSTFQGHTEQRWSTAINLKHCQAAFFLLLLGLAVGAVALVGEVTLASYITSRHGFSTP; this is encoded by the exons ATGTTCTTCCCGTCCCTGAATGGCGAGCTGCAGGCCATCTACAGAGGGCGCCACCGCTACTACTTCGCGCCCAATCACTTCTACCCGCAGGCGTACGGCATGGCGTGCTTCAGGGGTGCTCCTTTCCTGCCCAAGTTCAGTCAGAT gCTAAGGTGGATGACGGAAGGAGGGCTGGTGTTGCACTGGAGACGGGAGGTGATGTTTGAAGAGTCCATCTCCACGCCCTCCACCTTCCAGGGCCACACTGAGCAGAGGTGGTCCACTGCTATCAACCTGAAGCactgccag GCTGCCTTCTTTCTCCTGCTGCTGGGGCTGGCGGTGGGGGCCGTAGCGCTAGTGGGGGAGGTGACTTTGGCTTCCTACATCACCTCCAGACACGGCTTCTCCACTCCATAG